A window of Nitrospirota bacterium genomic DNA:
CGTTGGGTAACTTTCGCGGTGCCAGCGTGACCATCCCTCACAAGGTGGCAGCCGTTCCATTTCTTGACGCAGTTGAACCGACCGCGCGTCATATTGGTGCGATCAATACCATTGTGGCTGAAGGCGGGACTCTTACAGGCTATAACACCGATGCGACCGGCGCGTTGCGTGCGCTTCGTGAGGGCGGGGTTGCCTTGAAAGGGCGTCAGGTCGTCATGCTTGGATCCGGAGGCGCGGCTCGCGCGATTGCCTTTGCGCTTGGAACTGAAGCCGGGATCGCTGGCTTGAGCCTACTAGGAATCGATGACTGGGAACGCACCGCCTTGGCCGGAGACCTCCAGTCGAAGACTGGGATGACCGTGCAGGCATTGCCTCTGGATGAGGGAACGTTGCGAAAGCTTCTGCCGGACACACATGTGCTGATCCATTGTACCCCGATGGGCATGTCGCCCAATGTGCAGGGAACTGCTGTGCCTGCGACGTTGCTGCATGCGGGATTGACGGTCATGGATATCGTCTACAATCCTCGGGATACCCAGTTGCTGAAGGATGCAAAGGCGATTGGTTGTCGTACGATTCCAGGGCTTGAGATGTTTCTTCATCAAGCCGCCGCGCAGTTTGAGCTCTGGACCAATCACACTGCCCCAACTGACGTGATGCGCGCCGTCCTGGAGTCCCGTTTCTCATGAACATCGTGCTGATTGGCTATCGAGGGACCGGCAAGAGCACGGTGGGCCGACTCTTGGCGGCGCGGTTGGGACGAATGCTCGTGTCAACCGATGCGGAGATCGTCGCTCGTGCGAAACGCGCGATTTCAGAGATCGTTGCCCAAGAGGGATGGGATTACTTTCGCGACCTGGAGTCCGATATCTGCAGGGAACTGGCCAGCCGGGACCAGTTGGTGATCGATACCGGCGGAGGGGCCATCCTTCGCCCGCAAAACGTAGAGGCATTGAAGCAGAGCGGCAGGTTGTTTTGGCTGACGGCCTCCGTCGAGACGATCGCAACACGAATCGGCGGCGATAATCAGCGTCCCTCATTGACGGGGACCAAATCGTTTGTCGATGAAATTGCGGATGTCTTGCGGGAGCGGACGCCGAAGTATCAAGCGGCCGCCGATCATGTCGTTGCGACGGATGATCGATCAATCGATCAACTGGTTGAGACGCTCCTCACGTTGGTGTGAGGAAGCGCGACTCCTGTCCTTGACAAGGTCTCCTTCGAAGTGTTTGAAATAGCACATGCGCCCGTAGCTCAATTGGATAGAGCATCGGACTTCGGATCCGGGGGTTGGGGGTTCAATTCCCTCCGGGCGCACCACATCTTCCAGTGAAGCCTCACTACATAATTATCGAAGTATCAGAGGTTTGCGAGTGCCTTCCCGGTCTTTTTGAGCTGGTTATCCCCCACCAAAGCTGCATAGATTTCTCTGCTCCTCAGCAGTATCTTTACATCAAGAAGCGAGATCCATGGGGAGCAGAATATGGTGCTATGCTATAAGCGTAGTTGTGCCGGGCCTCTTCACAGGAGGCTCGCAGGTTGTCAGCCCCGACAGGCTTGGACGAGGCATTGTCCCTGCTGTGGACGTTGGTTGACGAAGCAGGAGCCTGCAGCACCATGGGCCTGTTCGTGCGGATGGTGGAGTGGATAGCGCATCGTCACCGAGAGGAAAGGCGTATCATGAACCATATAGTCCTCCATGACGTCCGGGCTAGTTTTTTTCTGATGGTGGGTTTGGCGATGCTGGCATTTATTTGTGCCGTGGCGGCGTTGAGTACGGTGATGCGTCCGGCTCGGTGGGCGGATCGTAAGTCGTCACAACTATAGGCGATTTTTACTCTGGCCCCTTCTTTCATGTGCGGAATTGCGGACTGCCTGAGGTGCCGCCCTAATCCTCAAGAGTCCTCCTCTCTCCCTCAACAGGCTGACATTTAAGGGGAAATACTCCCCGGCTGCCTCTCAATCTCACTTTTTCATTCAGGTGCTATATTTGATTGGCACAGGTTGAGTTGTGTTTCCGTGTCATTCCAACGATGGGGGAAGAATCATGGTCGGAAGTTCAATGAAAATGAGTACGGTGGCTGCTTTGGGGCTTGCCCTGTTTGTCAGTCAAGGCTGTAGCATGAAATGGTTGCAGTCCGATGGAGAGACGGGGGCGGGGGCGTCGCAAAACGGTTCGAATCAGGGCTTCCCCGGTATGTCTCAGGGTGGTTCAGGCGGAGGGCTCAGCGGTTTTTCTCGAAATCCTTCAGAAGAACGATTGGGAAAGGGTGGCGATATTGCCTCGCTGTCCTCTAATGGGATGAGTGCCCGTCAGCGTGCGGAATTAACCAGAGAAGAAAAAGCGGCCATCGAAGCGGGCTTGCAGGACGTATTCTTTGGGTATGACCAATGGATGTTGTCAGATGCTGGAATGGAAGCATTGAACCGCGACGCAGAGTGGTTGAAGGCCCATCCTGGTGCGGTGATGAAGGTCGAGGGGCATTGTGAC
This region includes:
- a CDS encoding OmpA family protein gives rise to the protein MVGSSMKMSTVAALGLALFVSQGCSMKWLQSDGETGAGASQNGSNQGFPGMSQGGSGGGLSGFSRNPSEERLGKGGDIASLSSNGMSARQRAELTREEKAAIEAGLQDVFFGYDQWMLSDAGMEALNRDAEWLKAHPGAVMKVEGHCDERGTADYNVVLGDKRAKSARSYLVESGVSPKQVAIVSYGKERPFCSEPAESCYQQNRRGHVLLKVQQ
- a CDS encoding shikimate kinase; its protein translation is MNIVLIGYRGTGKSTVGRLLAARLGRMLVSTDAEIVARAKRAISEIVAQEGWDYFRDLESDICRELASRDQLVIDTGGGAILRPQNVEALKQSGRLFWLTASVETIATRIGGDNQRPSLTGTKSFVDEIADVLRERTPKYQAAADHVVATDDRSIDQLVETLLTLV
- a CDS encoding shikimate dehydrogenase gives rise to the protein MDINAHTQFCGVIGNPVEHSLSPAIHNAAFQKLGLNFVYLAFRVEAIGDAIRGLRALGNFRGASVTIPHKVAAVPFLDAVEPTARHIGAINTIVAEGGTLTGYNTDATGALRALREGGVALKGRQVVMLGSGGAARAIAFALGTEAGIAGLSLLGIDDWERTALAGDLQSKTGMTVQALPLDEGTLRKLLPDTHVLIHCTPMGMSPNVQGTAVPATLLHAGLTVMDIVYNPRDTQLLKDAKAIGCRTIPGLEMFLHQAAAQFELWTNHTAPTDVMRAVLESRFS